Genomic window (Cucumis sativus cultivar 9930 chromosome 2, Cucumber_9930_V3, whole genome shotgun sequence):
CCAACTTTGAAATTCTGGCATCTCTCTTAAAGGTTTTGTATCCTATTCTCTTTCGCTTTCTTTCCGATTATTGATTCTCCccaagattttttttaccgTTTACTTGTCATTTCTTAATTGGGTTTTAGGTTTTGCTTGTTgggttttcttcctttttcatgCTCTTTCATTGTTCTCTTCTTAATCATGAAATGAAATTCGCTTTTAGGTGTTTGATTCATttgagggtttttttttttttttcttcttttgtcacTACTTGTTTTGTTAGCATGCTCTTCTTGATGTAGAGGAAATTAGTGTTCTTAAAGGGTGAGGAATTTTCCATGTGGGTGACCTAGGAATCCCCATCTTAGCTGATAAATTGGTTCATGttggtttttgttgttgaattgTGCTGAATCGTTGTTATGTTTATCTAATTGTTTAGGATCTTGGTTTGAGTTGTTTCTCCTTGGTGTTGCTGTATTGAAGTTGATTTTCAAGTGGTTTTCCAGCTGTCTTGGTTGAGATATCTATAATGGAAGATGGGGAGCTTGAATCCTCGAACCCGGAAGTGTTTTCGAGTTCGAATGCCATTGAGCTTCCGAGTAGTTGCTCAATGGATAGCTTCTTTGATGAAATTCTGAAGGATACTCATGCTTGTACACATGCTCATACTTGCAACCCTCCTGGCCCTGATTATTCACATACACATACCTGTTTTCATGTTCATACGAAAATTGTTTCTTCCCCCACCGAAGAAAAGGTTTCCACTGATGATACAGCGGATTCTgtagataaaaagaataagaagcGCCCATTAGGTAATCGTGAAGCAGTTCGTAAATACcgggagaagaaaaaggcaaGAGCTGCCTCATTGGAAGATGAAGTTGTGAGATTGAGAGCCCTGAATCAGCAACTGTTGAAGAGGTTGCAAGGTCAGGCTGCATTGGAGGCTGAGATTTCTAGGCTCAAATGTTTGCTTGTGGATATTCGGGGAAGAATTGAAGGGGAGATTGGAAACTTTCCATATCAGAAACCAACCAATTCAAATCCGCCCAATCAGAATGTGTCTGGTAGTTACATGATAAATCCATGTAATGTGGAATGCAATGATCAGGCATATTGCCTTCATCCAGGGGATGATGGAAAAAGTGGAGAGAGCGCTTTGTTGAATGGGCAAAGTTTTAG
Coding sequences:
- the LOC101219501 gene encoding basic leucine zipper 19 isoform X2, whose product is MEDGELESSNPEVFSSSNAIELPSSCSMDSFFDEILKDTHACTHAHTCNPPGPDYSHTHTCFHVHTKIVSSPTEEKVSTDDTADSVDKKNKKRPLGNREAVRKYREKKKARAASLEDEVVRLRALNQQLLKRLQGQAALEAEISRLKCLLVDIRGRIEGEIGNFPYQKPTNSNPPNQNVSGSYMINPCNVECNDQAYCLHPGDDGKSGESALLNGQSFSACDFENLQCLANQNTGAKEPPDCGLGNTIANVNCAELNPKKGVYERLYPSYVL
- the LOC101219501 gene encoding basic leucine zipper 19 isoform X1, producing MEDGELESSNPEVFSSSNAIELPSSCSMDSFFDEILKDTHACTHAHTCNPPGPDYSHTHTCFHVHTKIVSSPTEEKVSTDDTADSVDKKNKKRPLGNREAVRKYREKKKARAASLEDEVVRLRALNQQLLKRLQGQAALEAEISRLKCLLVDIRGRIEGEIGNFPYQKPTNSNPPNQNVSGSYMINPCNVECNDQAYCLHPGDDGKSGESALLNGQSFSACDFENLQCLANQNTGAKEPPDCGLGNTIANVNCAELNPKKGGGVCKATKNGKS